AGAAAAAGTTTAAAACGTCTCTGTTTAAACTAGTAGAACAGGCTGAGAGGCATGGTAACCTGTTCTGAATGTGTTGACATTTCGGCTCTCTTGACTAGAGAGATACTTCTTCTCTagttatttttctcttcaggATTCTAGAGggaaaatcataaaagaaaacaagcaaagaaaaaataaatcatttgTCATATCTGGTTGCCAGTTAATAAAAGCTTCCTAATGATAATTGGGAACGTGGATTTTGTCGGTGAAAATTGACAGAAGGAAAGCTTAGACTTCCTGTGTCTGAATTGTGTACCTAACGATGTAGTAGAAGAAGTTTGAGTAAAGAGTacttactttaaaaaaatagcaaGAGCCAATACTTTTAAGTGGAAAACAAAGGCATGCTTTCTTTGGCAACAAGGTGAGACATACAgcacatatatgtataaaatTGATATGATCATGTGAACATGTATATCATTCCAGGATTATCCAACTTTTTGCAAAAGGCTAATATAGAATTAATGGATAAGACTCGGATAAATGGTAATATTCTGATTACAGACCATGCTTCTATGGAAATCAAGATGATTAAATGCATTAACCCTATATTAGGTATATGCTAAAAATACTCACTGAATGTTTGGTCACAGGCTTCAAGAGATCAAAAATTGGTGCACCATGATCCTCTCAGTTAAAGAAATCATAAACAGCCTTAGAGGTTTTGGAGGTTTCTTTTGCAGTGGTTACGCCTCTATCTATGCGATGGGTAAGCTGGCATATTCTAGTTCTCATTAAGAGATATTATGACCTAATGATTTCTGTGGGTGGATTGTTGTTGCCTGTGCCATAGTCTTGTAATCTAGGAAAAGTTTGTTTTCCTAAGTCAGAGCCAACAGCTTCTTGGTGGAAATTCTAGACTTGATACCAAACTGGGTTAGGAAAGCTTAGTTTTGTCCAAGGTTTGGTGACATGCGGGATTACAATGTTGACTTTTGGTAATAGAAGTTGTATGACAAAGGGTCGTTAGTTTGCATGTTGTTTAAGCGTGTCTGCATAAGCTAGCTGTTTGGAATTGTATTTATCATGTAGAAAAGGTTATGCTCACACATTCTTTGGCTTGAAACATTACCATGCTATCACCAACAATATGGTGATGCTTTTCCCCCCTTGTTTCAAGTCTGTCTGCAGCATTGGCCTGCAAAtgccctctctttctctccctgAGAGTGATGCTTGAAACAATCTGTCCAAAAAAGTACCAACCATATTCTTATTTCCTCTGATAGAGCTTACTTTTAATTAGAAGTTAATCTTTCTGTTCAATTACAGAAGCATTTGGTGAAACAGTGGGTGGCAATCGCCAACAGCAATCATTCAAAGTGTGTGCCCCGATTACGTGGCGGGATCATATGCTTTAGGCAGTAAGATTTTGCTTTACTCAAAAGAAACTCATGGCAATCAATCCAATAGCAAGCAAAGAGGGAGTGTGGACAAAGCACTACCAATTTTATGaagctaaaagaaaaaaccactGATTGGAAAATTTTCCTGTTTTTGTTGTAATATGCGTTATATTTGGTTTTGGTAAACCCACTAGCCCCTCCTTTAACTGCTCCAACCTTGATCGAATCTAATACGTAGACACCTTCCTAATCACTTTCACATTATACGGTGGCGATGGTGAATCAGCCCACTAAGTGTTTGGAGTTTTGGACCCCCACCATGCTTATTTGCATACCCAACCAACCCCAATAGTTTTTTGAGGAAGGAAATAGGTAACATAATAACATGCTtcatattattctttttttatcacCGCCTTGCTCTCAACACCCTCATGTTGGTTCCAGCTTTTAGGCACAAAACCTAACTTACAGAGGTAActtttctttgtgtttgtcTCTACGTGCGCAATGCCCTGCAAAAGAAATTAGGAATATTGCATTTCAAGACGTCATGAAAGGTGGCCCTGGCAATGGCAATGGGATGGGCTtgtggtttttaatttttacctAATTTAATCACACGTAGGTGGTTGTTATTGGGATATGGTTATTTAGTTTTGATGGTCGGAATGGAAGTCTCACTGTCCTGATCAACTGGCCTATTAATCTAGCGTCTTATCTAGCTGGCGTTGCCTATTGAGGAGAGTAGGAGAAGGAGGAGGTGCTAAATCtttggaattttttaaaaccatgCAAATTTATGAGTGGGCCGGTTTGCTTTGCGCTTATCTTTACCCGTGTCCTGCCCATAATAAAGAATATGGGAATATTCGAATTTCTTCTTGCTTTCTTCTTGCTTTCCGTTCcgtctgtctctctctgtcccTTTTATGATTTTATCTCTCTCAGCCTGATCACCTGTCCAAAGCAAAGGAGCTAGCCAGCCATCCATTACTGAATTTGAACGGTGAACGGACACATAACCcgtaaaaagaataaaaggaTTAGGGGAAAAGATAATGGTGAACATATGCAATTCAAGCCCGCCCTTCATCATACGTTTTACCAACTTAAAAGCAGTAGATTCCGAACACACCAATAGCCGCAACTTGAGCACTAATAAATTTGGCTATTGCCATAAACATAAAGTTATTATTCAAATATTCATCCCCATTAAATCATTTGATTCTCCTTCTTTTCGAGtaagatttttatttcttttaattcacatatttaaacccaaaaaataaagtcaaTGTTATTTAGCGAGGAAGTCAATTAATCTTGGAAGGAATTGGGAAGCTTGTACGaattaaatacatatatatatatatatatatatatatatatatatatatacgtttGTTtatggaaagagaaaaaaaaaacaaaaagggaaaTTTGGAGGGTCAGATTCATGTACGATTAttctagaaataaaaaagttgcCACAAATCAGGGCAAAAAATCTGGGTGAGCTGAGCCTGCTGTATGCAAAGCTGTCTCATGCAAGTAAAAGCAACAGCTTCAGTTGTGGTTGTGGATATGGCTGTGGCTGTGAAGGCCAGGAATTCATGTTTACGGCGCCTGGCGCCATGTGACTGGGTGCATGCAGATCGAGGCTGACAAGTCGGAAACAATTCAGGAAACCAATGTCGAAAGAGATTGTGAAAATCTAAAAACCCAATGTCGACATTTTGAGATAGTCATGTTTCTGATGTGAGATCGTAGCCGTCAAATGTAAATGACGAGGCCATTGGGTTTTATGTACCACTTGGAGTCGGAGGAGAGTGTAGGAGTAGATGGACTCGGACGCAATTGTTGTTGTCAGACGGAAAGCGAGGGGGATACAGTTGGGAGAATTGGAGGGTAAATAGGGGCAAAATCGAGGGAtcaaaaacaaatatcttATGcctatataataaaataataataacaaatatctgttttttttttgttgcgaTGGATGGTTATCTCCTGAACCAACAAACCCATACCTGTTGTAACTCTTTctataaatatacaaattaTATTCCTTTTAGGATTTGTCaataaagatatataaaagcagagacacagagagagagagagaggggcaGAGGGGCAGAGGGGCAGAGGCGCAAAAGAGAAACCAGAAGAAAGGAAGGAGAAGGTCATCCAGCGACTTGGGGAGCATTTACAAGTGCTGCAGGGTGCCTTCCCCCCCTTCCGGCTGCCAACAACAAACGCAGAAAAACAACAAGGCGGATAAGGAAGATAAGGTGAATATTATTCATATCTGGTGTCCACCCAATTCGGGTTTTGTTGTCATTCGTCAATTTTAtctccatattttttttattttgtatatagCCATTTACATTTACATGCACAAACGCATGGTGTTGGTCATGATAAGGGCAGGGAGGAGACAGGGAGATATGGCGGTGTACGAACCTATTAAAAGATACGatcatgatgatgaagaaCGTGGTATGACGGATCctatgatgatgaagaagaacaacATCAGTATTGATCATGATGAGGATGTTGAGATGGCCATTCACCACATATCCAAATCGACATCCGCCTCTTCCGCCGCCGCCGCCTCCGGTGGTGCCGCTGCTTATAAGAATGTTAGCCATGAGGAAGCGGCAGCGGCGCCGGCCTCATTGCCTTCGAAGTTGCGGCAACAGCAACGCCTTGTTTCCCTCGACGTTTTCCGCGGATTTACGGTTGCGGTACGTAACGTCGTCTACTTTCAGCCTCCTCTTTATGTTTCTGCTGCTTTTTTCATATTCCTTATCtttcaaaacccagaaaaattaaaaacgaaaacagaaacaaattttaattaaggGAAATTCGTTCGGCGATACGGCACCGTATCAGTTTTCctccttttttgcatttttcttgttttctaaGTAGAGGAGGAGAGGGTTTAGGTTTGCTTTTTTCTTAGTTTATTTGTAACCGTCAACAAAAAGTATGACTGATGAGTCGTGACTAATGActcataaatttttatttttttttattattattaaccaTAGTACcgatgtttttttatttatttatttttttgacctatcgtctattttgtagatacttaAAATAGGAAAAGCCCAAACTAACTCCGTTAAAATAATAAGATTGTTAGATTATTGTAGGTCTGAAGAAATCAAGGATCATCGGATCCAAAATCAAGGAAACAAAATAGCAACTCTTTCCGTAGAGAGAGATTCTTTAGTGCGACTGTCGTGGCACATTTCGGGTGATTTGGTTGCCggactaaaaaaaaattgcatatCTTTTATGTTCTTTCCTTTCCTCCCAATCCAACACTCaatgatttgttttctttttcaaatcgTTTTTAGTCTTCAAAGTAGATCTCGGTTCAAATCTACAAAGATCAGATGCAATGTAACGCTTTACCCAAAAGAAATCATGATGTGCCCGACATTGATTATGGTACCGATGTACATTTGTCAGGTGCACCGACATTTGCAAAAAGCTGTTTCATCACTTGCTTTTTGTATTGTATTTGAGTGACTAGGATGTCCCCCCTGCACGTTAATATATAAcatctgcttcttcttttttaatatgacATCTATGGACCAATTAATGGGTTGCTTAATAAAGTCTTCTTCGCCCGCGGTTATATATGTGTCAAATTATGATTCGCAAGAAGTATAACTCGATTCAATTCTTTTTatcatttaatttgtttttggtttgtaaataagatgttgattttccataattataatttatatatggTATTATTGGTGCAGATCATGATATTAGTGGACGACGTTGGTGGGATCCTGCCTGCTATTAATCATTCACCATGGAACGGTTTGACCCTTGCAGATTTGGTCATgccattttttctctttatggTTGGTGTTTCACTTTCACTTACCTACAAGGTACACCATATCTCTCATGCTCTTCTGCTCCCcttaatttgttcttttactCAATGAATGTTATAAAATGTTCAAAGGGGTCATTGTTTTAAGAAGAAGCAAAGCTAACCAAAACGTATTTGCGTTTCCTGTACAGAAAATGTCATGTGGAACCGTTGCGACTAGAAAAACAGTTTTGAGGACACTGAAGCTTCTAGCATTAGGCCTTTTCCTTCAAGGTTAACTACTAAAACATGCCAAATTCTAAGCATTTGATGTATATCCATTGATCATGAAGACACAAATAGTTTAATTCTATATGTTTAGtgtaaaatcattttactCTGCAATGCAAGttttttttgcaattataTGCTTCTGTAAACTAAATGTACAGTGTATTTTGCATCCAGGTGGCTATTTTCATGGCATCAAGGATCTAACATTTGGGGTGGATATTGAACAGATGAGATGGATGGGCATCCTACAGGTATGCTATATATCAGTAGTTTTAATTTCATAAGCTGTGCATTTTGCCTGGTAGATTAGTCGAAACTTCGGGAGAAGAGTTAGAACTAATTTCTCTatggttttcaatttcattttgttgtgTCTATATTAGCTCTTAAACACCAGTTGCCTTGTTTGTTTTCCAGAGAATTGCAATAGCTTATTTTGTAGCAGCTTTGTGCGAGATTTGGCTAAAGGGTGACGATAATGTCAACTCAGGACGTTCTCTGCTCAGGAAATATCGATTTCAATGGtaagttatatttttttgcaatCGTATCGTAGTGcctactttttgttttttctctggACCATGATAATACTTTGTACATTTGCTCAATTTTGAACAATGTCTGGAACCTATTCTCAGGTCGGCAGCATTGATAATCACTGTGCTATATCTGTCACTCTTATACGGCTTGCATGTTCCTGATTGGGAGTACCAAATTCCTGGTGATTCCTCCTCCGCACCAAAAACATTTTCAGTAAGTTTTGatcatttgttttttaattgttcCCTGATTTCTTCAAGtatgattttctttaaaaattatgCGACTGGTGTTTCTAACTCATCTCTCTTTGGAAGGTTAAATGTGGAGTACGGGGTGACACAGGACCAGCATGTAATGCTGTTGGGATGATTGATCGTAAGATATTGGGTCTTAGGCACTTATATAGACGACCAATCTATGCACGAACAGAGGTTAGTATCTATTTTGTTGGTTAAGTTCATTTACTTTTGGTGTTCCTCACTTTCATTCCTAACAATtagtttaaaattttgttatttttacaGCAATGCAGTATTAACTCCCCCGATAACGGCCCGTTACCTGCCGATGCTCCTTCTTGGTGTCAAGCTCCCTTTGACCCTGAAGGACTTTTAAGGTGTGTTAGCAATTTCGATGCGCATCTTAGTATGTGTAACTTCATTGGAGAATCCTATTGCATCACAATGTGTAATTGCTTTGTCTTAATTTTGCGAAAACTTACTTTCATTGTTGCAGTTCCATGATGGCTATTGTTACCTGCTTGGTTGGTTTGCACTATGGACACATTATTGTCCATTTTAAGGTGAGAAAGCTTCATATATCACAAGTTTTatctgttttgttttcctcaGCAAAGTGTCTCTAACCATTACCCCCTCTAAATGCAGAGTCACAGGGACAGAATCCTGCGCTGGTCTATCTCATCCTCGTCTCTTATAATCTTAGGCCTCGCCTTGGACTTATTAGGTATGTGATTGCTATacaattttgttataatatataaatgagtcttctgtattaataattgaagttgccgaaattttttttatcattaaATTATCTCCTTCATTTGGTTTTTCAGGCATGCATATAAACAAGCCTCTTTACACATTCAGTTACATGTGTATCACAGCCGGTTCTGCTGGCATTCTCTTTACTGCAATTTACTTGATGGTAGGATTTCTAGTCTTGTGATGGGAAAGAGACATTAAATTTTCAGTCTGCTTagttttctcttcctcttcttctaaGTTGATAACAAATCGGGTTTTCCACAGGTTGATGTGTGTGGCTACAGGCGCCCAACTATTGTGATGGAGTGGATGGGAATGCATGCATTGATGATTTTTGTGCTTGTAGCCTGCAATCTCTTGCCAGTTATCATTCATGGATTCTATTGGGGGAAGCCTCAGAACAACATTGTAATTCCTTTCTCTGTTTCTTGTGGTGttagattttattttctcgTGCCAATAAAATGTTGAGTTATCTAGTGGTATTGTAGTCTCATAATCTACCTTATCTCTTGCAGCTTAGCTTAATTGGAATTGGAAAATGAATTGCTTAAGGGCAGCTCTGTTGGGTTATATGCGTTGCGCCGCACAAGTGCAGTCGATTTCTATCTTAGACTGTGGACCTAAATTGTTCGACCAATTTTGGTTCTTGCATTTTGAGATAAGAGAGAAGGTGGAGTTGGCCTTGATAGAGACCCCGGCAGGCAGTGTTTCCCCCGCTCTCCTTACATGTACAGATTGGAGCTTCTCTACAGAAGGTGGTATAGGACCAAGCTTTCTTTATGATTTATGAGGCTTGAAAAACGTGTGGAGATATTTAAAATTGGGGTATTTTGTAAATATCAATACTTTTattattacaataattatttatacGATCTTTGAGAAATCTTTTTCTTGCAACATGTCTCACGGATGAATATATTTGTATAGAAAATAGACCCAGCTAGCTTGTTTGTTTTGCATTAGTGTGGAACCTACTAGTTTATTGAAATGAGTCTTGTCCTTCGTCTTCTCAATTCTGTGGGGAAGAGCATTTTGATCTATAAGAAGGTCAAGATTGCTGGACATCAAACAAAGAATTCAATTAACCAATAGGCAAGATGAGTAAGGAAAAGAAACTGTGGATGAAAACAACCTCCAAGCCCCACAGATGATTGCtggaaagaaaattatgaaatccTCATTTTGTAAGCATCCATCCAACGGAAATAAGAATAGGAAGTATAAATTTTGATGGTGAGGTGGAGCATGCATGGTTTGAAGAAGCCACATGGGGCGGAGGCACAGGTAAACATGTACAGGTGGGAGGAGAATCATTTGGATAGTAGTAGGGAATTATGGAATATCCAGTCTGAGCTATGGTGAGCACAAAAAGGAAGACGCCGGCAATTAGAGATATAACAGCCCAGGGATTTCTGAAGTAAGTATGAATAAGATTGGCACGCCACTCGTTCCAAGGCTTCCGGCAGTAATGATAGACCTTCTTATGTACCGCATCGAGGCTGCTTTCTGGGTCCAGTGTTATGTCCTTGGAGAGTGAGTTGAACAGATTAGCAACCGCTTTGTCACTTCCTAGAGCATTTTGGACGATACCTTTGGAGTGTAAGAGGGCAACATCTCTAGCATTGTCTATGATGTTGTCCATGAAGAATATATAGGATGTCACCTCATTGCCTGCCCCAACATGGAAGCGCTCAAATGCTATCAGATTCAAGAACATCGACTCGGTGGTATCATCCACAATAATGACTGGGAGCCTGAGGATTCCCCCAGAGAATGAGATGTCTTTCAAGCTACCAGTTCTGCTTTTCTTGAATCTTATTCCGGCTTCATTAAGCTCTGTTGCAGACCAGATAATCACATCGTGACGATTCACGGGCACTGGTGGGCGGTGACCTGTTTTGAACTGGGGCTCTGACTGAAGCAGGCTTTTCCTATACACATCCAATACGTGCAAACATTTTCCCATGTTGGAGGCTGATGTGCCAGAGTAGTAGAACTTGAGCAAGAGCCTGGTCACGGACAATTCATCCTGTGTAAAACAAAGTAGACATTattgaaataattaaaatcaaaatcaacaacTACTTAATTACTCAGTCGGCACAAGAAACTAACAGTGGAGGATCCTGACTCTTATACCTTATTGCTCTCCACTTCCACCAGCTTGTTGAGAACCAGCATTGGCAACTGGTTCTCAATCATTAACATGTCGCGTTTGATGTATGGTATGATATGGAGCTTCCCATGATTGCTGAAGACGGGATCATTAAGAGCATAATCATCCAATATATTTGAAGCAATACGCACGACCTCCAGCATGAAACAGCCATCCAGAATCATTAGTTGCAAGAATCTTGCTGTATCATCTTTCCACCCAGGATCAAGCTGATCATACGAGTCCTTCAAATCTTGCACCACTTCAGTCAGTGCATTGACAAACAATTCAAAAGGTTTCCCACATCTCTTCAGGAAATGAAGAAGCGCACGGTGCTTGTGCACCTCTGTTGTATTTAAATGATCGAAATGGTAAGGACCGAAGGTGGCTACCTGGGGCTTGTAGGCCTTCTTGTTTATGTCTGTGATGCTGACTGGTAATTTGTAGATTGACCCCTTGCTCCAGTGTTCCTTCTCTGTTGTAAGACCTTCCATCTTACTGAGCTCTTCATTAACTTGAATAACCCATTTCATGTCTGCCATCGCAACCTTCTGGTTGGAGCTCAACGGTTCGACAGGCTTGATACACCTAAGTTTGCTTTATTCCTTTTATATATGCCTGTTTGAAAATCAGAATCAAATCT
The window above is part of the Prunus dulcis chromosome 1, ALMONDv2, whole genome shotgun sequence genome. Proteins encoded here:
- the LOC117615508 gene encoding heparan-alpha-glucosaminide N-acetyltransferase isoform X1; the protein is MHKRMVLVMIRAGRRQGDMAVYEPIKRYDHDDEERGMTDPMMMKKNNISIDHDEDVEMAIHHISKSTSASSAAAASGGAAAYKNVSHEEAAAAPASLPSKLRQQQRLVSLDVFRGFTVAIMILVDDVGGILPAINHSPWNGLTLADLVMPFFLFMVGVSLSLTYKKMSCGTVATRKTVLRTLKLLALGLFLQGGYFHGIKDLTFGVDIEQMRWMGILQRIAIAYFVAALCEIWLKGDDNVNSGRSLLRKYRFQWSAALIITVLYLSLLYGLHVPDWEYQIPGDSSSAPKTFSVKCGVRGDTGPACNAVGMIDRKILGLRHLYRRPIYARTEQCSINSPDNGPLPADAPSWCQAPFDPEGLLSSMMAIVTCLVGLHYGHIIVHFKSHRDRILRWSISSSSLIILGLALDLLGMHINKPLYTFSYMCITAGSAGILFTAIYLMVDVCGYRRPTIVMEWMGMHALMIFVLVACNLLPVIIHGFYWGKPQNNILSLIGIGK
- the LOC117615508 gene encoding heparan-alpha-glucosaminide N-acetyltransferase isoform X2, coding for MAVYEPIKRYDHDDEERGMTDPMMMKKNNISIDHDEDVEMAIHHISKSTSASSAAAASGGAAAYKNVSHEEAAAAPASLPSKLRQQQRLVSLDVFRGFTVAIMILVDDVGGILPAINHSPWNGLTLADLVMPFFLFMVGVSLSLTYKKMSCGTVATRKTVLRTLKLLALGLFLQGGYFHGIKDLTFGVDIEQMRWMGILQRIAIAYFVAALCEIWLKGDDNVNSGRSLLRKYRFQWSAALIITVLYLSLLYGLHVPDWEYQIPGDSSSAPKTFSVKCGVRGDTGPACNAVGMIDRKILGLRHLYRRPIYARTEQCSINSPDNGPLPADAPSWCQAPFDPEGLLSSMMAIVTCLVGLHYGHIIVHFKSHRDRILRWSISSSSLIILGLALDLLGMHINKPLYTFSYMCITAGSAGILFTAIYLMVDVCGYRRPTIVMEWMGMHALMIFVLVACNLLPVIIHGFYWGKPQNNILSLIGIGK
- the LOC117615509 gene encoding UPF0481 protein At3g47200-like, which codes for MADMKWVIQVNEELSKMEGLTTEKEHWSKGSIYKLPVSITDINKKAYKPQVATFGPYHFDHLNTTEVHKHRALLHFLKRCGKPFELFVNALTEVVQDLKDSYDQLDPGWKDDTARFLQLMILDGCFMLEVVRIASNILDDYALNDPVFSNHGKLHIIPYIKRDMLMIENQLPMLVLNKLVEVESNKDELSVTRLLLKFYYSGTSASNMGKCLHVLDVYRKSLLQSEPQFKTGHRPPVPVNRHDVIIWSATELNEAGIRFKKSRTGSLKDISFSGGILRLPVIIVDDTTESMFLNLIAFERFHVGAGNEVTSYIFFMDNIIDNARDVALLHSKGIVQNALGSDKAVANLFNSLSKDITLDPESSLDAVHKKVYHYCRKPWNEWRANLIHTYFRNPWAVISLIAGVFLFVLTIAQTGYSIIPYYYPNDSPPTCTCLPVPPPHVASSNHACSTSPSKFILPILISVGWMLTK